One genomic region from uncultured Tateyamaria sp. encodes:
- a CDS encoding FAD-dependent oxidoreductase, translating to MAESDFPTHARVVIVGGGVMGVGLAYHLGHEGWGADTVLLEKAELTSGSTWHAAGQITHSTSSFSLGKCVDYNIGLYSGGLEAETGQPVTWHGCGSFRLAYTEDEMDWLRHTLSVGRSLGFNIELVGPERVAALHPFYNLDGVLGALHTPDDGHVDPTNVTMAMAAGARAKGVRIVRRCRATNITQGTNGAWVVETERGTISCEHVVNAGGTYARQMGEWSGLQLPMTSMTHHYFVTDEVPEFRDLDTELPVIRDDKKVSGYIRMEQKKGLIGIYEKANPNTVWEDHCPWEAENELFDADYDRVMPWLEESLNRMPIFANLGITRDVHGAISHPPDGNPLIGPAPGVRNYWCCCGTQIGIGWGPGLTRELARWMVHGAADISMRDYDPRRFGGYATKDWQVIKAKEDYCLRHEIPFPHFNRLAGRPVKPSPLYAHLKSKGAVFEDVYGFERPRWFATGGVAQEDHYSFRRTVVDDVVAAEVKAVREAAGIMDVTAFTKVEVSGPDAYALLDRLTANRMPQNVGSITLTHMLNRRGRIELETTIVRMAEDRFYLVCAAFFEQRLLDHLAQHQGDADARVKALSADWSALSLNGPKARAILGACTDAPLDNARFRWLSAREIAVAGQSVWAFRMSYAGELGWELHMPNAACVDVYDALWAAGAPLGLRDYGSFAMNVMRMEKGFKGAGELTNEVTLAEADVLRFARADKTFLGSECTFNTDLPWVCAYLEIEPDGEIDGHGGEAVLHDGVVVGSTASVVFGPTVGKGLAFAYVKQSAATPGTALQVVIHGTPRRARVLAEPAYDPHSVRPRTDSHMETAP from the coding sequence ATGGCTGAGAGTGATTTTCCGACCCACGCGCGGGTCGTCATCGTGGGGGGCGGCGTGATGGGCGTGGGCCTTGCCTATCACCTTGGCCATGAAGGGTGGGGCGCGGACACGGTTCTCCTGGAGAAGGCGGAACTGACCAGCGGCAGCACGTGGCATGCTGCCGGGCAGATCACGCATTCGACGTCCAGTTTCTCATTGGGCAAATGCGTCGATTACAACATCGGCCTGTATTCCGGCGGGCTTGAGGCAGAGACGGGCCAGCCTGTCACTTGGCATGGCTGCGGGTCCTTTCGCCTCGCCTATACCGAGGACGAGATGGATTGGCTGCGGCACACGTTGTCGGTGGGCCGGTCCCTTGGGTTCAACATAGAGCTGGTCGGCCCCGAGCGTGTGGCCGCATTGCATCCGTTCTACAATCTGGACGGCGTGCTGGGCGCGCTGCACACACCCGATGACGGGCATGTGGACCCGACAAATGTAACTATGGCGATGGCGGCGGGCGCGCGGGCCAAGGGGGTCCGCATCGTGCGCCGCTGTCGCGCGACGAACATCACCCAGGGCACGAACGGCGCATGGGTGGTCGAAACGGAGCGCGGCACCATTTCCTGCGAACACGTGGTCAATGCCGGCGGCACCTATGCCCGCCAGATGGGCGAATGGTCGGGGCTGCAACTGCCCATGACGTCGATGACCCACCATTACTTCGTGACTGACGAGGTGCCGGAATTCCGCGATCTGGACACCGAACTGCCGGTCATCCGCGATGACAAAAAAGTCTCTGGCTACATCCGGATGGAACAGAAGAAGGGGCTGATCGGCATATACGAAAAGGCCAATCCAAACACGGTGTGGGAGGATCATTGCCCGTGGGAGGCCGAGAACGAACTGTTTGATGCGGACTATGACCGGGTGATGCCGTGGCTTGAGGAAAGCCTGAACCGCATGCCCATCTTTGCGAACCTTGGGATCACCCGCGATGTGCACGGGGCCATCAGCCATCCCCCCGATGGCAACCCGCTGATTGGCCCCGCGCCGGGTGTGCGGAACTACTGGTGTTGTTGTGGCACACAGATCGGGATTGGCTGGGGGCCGGGCCTGACGCGCGAACTGGCGCGATGGATGGTGCATGGGGCGGCGGACATTTCGATGCGCGATTATGACCCGCGCCGCTTTGGCGGCTATGCCACCAAGGACTGGCAAGTGATCAAGGCCAAGGAAGATTACTGTCTGCGCCACGAGATCCCCTTCCCCCATTTCAACCGGCTGGCCGGGCGGCCGGTGAAACCATCGCCGCTCTATGCGCATCTGAAATCGAAGGGGGCGGTGTTCGAAGACGTGTACGGCTTTGAGCGCCCACGCTGGTTTGCGACAGGCGGTGTGGCGCAGGAAGACCATTACAGTTTCCGGCGCACGGTTGTGGATGACGTGGTCGCGGCCGAGGTCAAAGCGGTGCGCGAGGCGGCCGGGATCATGGATGTCACCGCATTTACCAAGGTCGAGGTGTCGGGGCCGGATGCTTACGCCCTGCTGGACCGGCTGACGGCCAACCGGATGCCACAGAATGTGGGGTCGATCACCCTGACCCACATGTTGAACCGTCGCGGTCGGATCGAATTGGAAACCACGATTGTACGGATGGCGGAGGATCGGTTCTACCTGGTGTGCGCCGCGTTCTTCGAGCAGCGGTTGCTGGATCACCTGGCACAGCATCAGGGCGATGCGGATGCAAGGGTCAAGGCGCTGTCGGCGGACTGGTCAGCCCTGTCGCTGAACGGGCCAAAGGCACGCGCCATCCTTGGGGCCTGTACCGATGCCCCCCTCGACAATGCCCGTTTTCGCTGGCTGTCGGCACGGGAAATCGCGGTGGCGGGTCAGTCTGTCTGGGCCTTCCGCATGTCCTATGCCGGGGAATTGGGGTGGGAACTGCACATGCCCAACGCAGCCTGCGTTGATGTCTACGACGCCCTTTGGGCCGCCGGGGCACCGCTGGGCCTGAGGGACTATGGCAGCTTTGCCATGAATGTCATGCGCATGGAAAAGGGGTTCAAGGGCGCGGGCGAATTGACGAATGAGGTCACTCTGGCCGAAGCGGACGTGCTGCGCTTTGCCCGGGCGGACAAGACGTTCCTGGGGTCCGAATGCACCTTCAACACCGACCTGCCCTGGGTCTGCGCCTATCTTGAGATCGAACCTGATGGTGAGATTGATGGCCATGGTGGCGAGGCGGTGTTGCACGATGGCGTCGTTGTCGGATCGACCGCATCCGTTGTCTTTGGCCCGACGGTGGGCAAGGGCCTGGCCTTTGCCTACGTCAAACAGTCTGCCGCCACACCCGGCACCGCGTTGCAGGTTGTCATTCATGGCACCCCGCGTCGGGCACGCGTGTTGGCCGAACCGGCCTATGACCCACACAGCGTGCGCCCGCGCACCGACAGCCACATGGAGACGGCGCCATGA
- a CDS encoding aromatic ring-hydroxylating dioxygenase subunit alpha yields MTEPIRALPARYYTDPTMFAVERAGLLAQTWQFACHASDLGEPGAYCCFEVAGESLFAIRGRDGVIRAYYNVCQHRAHQLVQGSGTTRVIVCPYHAWTYELTGELRAGPNLKAVEGLQKSEICLTSIRVEEFLGFVFVNLDPNAAPMDDWFPNARAELEDWVPNWADLRPLEWVEIAERCNWKVSVENYSECYHCSLNHPTFANGVVRPDTYDIQPQGKCLRHTTQCQSLDQMTYDIDSGFAHSHEYSSWFLWPMFSFQVYPGNVLNTYHWRAIDAENVVVWRGWFSVDGADDETVRRLAVQDRATTVEEDIGLVESVQRGLQSRGYVPGPLVVDPKGGVNSEHPVMHLQRWMRAAIEDAPQAQGDTQ; encoded by the coding sequence ATGACCGAACCGATCCGCGCGCTTCCCGCGCGCTATTACACCGACCCCACCATGTTTGCCGTCGAACGGGCCGGGCTGCTGGCGCAAACCTGGCAATTTGCCTGCCACGCCTCCGACCTTGGCGAACCCGGCGCCTACTGCTGTTTCGAGGTTGCGGGCGAAAGCCTCTTTGCCATCCGGGGGCGCGACGGTGTGATCCGTGCCTACTACAATGTCTGCCAGCACCGCGCGCACCAACTGGTGCAGGGCAGCGGCACGACCCGCGTCATCGTCTGCCCCTACCACGCGTGGACCTATGAACTGACCGGAGAGTTGCGCGCAGGCCCCAACCTCAAGGCGGTCGAAGGGCTGCAAAAATCCGAAATCTGCCTCACGTCCATCCGGGTCGAAGAGTTCCTTGGCTTCGTCTTCGTCAACCTTGACCCGAACGCGGCCCCCATGGACGACTGGTTCCCGAACGCACGCGCGGAACTGGAAGACTGGGTGCCCAACTGGGCCGACCTGCGCCCGCTCGAATGGGTCGAGATCGCGGAACGCTGCAACTGGAAGGTCAGCGTCGAAAACTACTCGGAATGCTACCATTGCAGCCTGAACCACCCGACCTTTGCCAACGGCGTGGTCCGGCCCGATACCTACGACATCCAGCCGCAAGGCAAGTGCCTGCGCCACACGACGCAATGCCAGTCACTGGATCAGATGACCTATGATATCGACAGCGGCTTTGCCCACAGCCACGAATATTCCAGCTGGTTCCTGTGGCCCATGTTCAGCTTTCAGGTCTATCCGGGCAATGTGCTGAACACCTACCACTGGCGGGCCATCGACGCTGAAAATGTGGTGGTCTGGCGGGGCTGGTTTTCGGTGGACGGCGCAGACGACGAAACCGTGCGACGGCTTGCGGTTCAGGATCGCGCCACCACGGTCGAAGAAGATATCGGACTGGTGGAATCCGTCCAACGCGGCCTGCAATCGCGCGGATATGTGCCCGGACCGCTGGTTGTCGATCCAAAGGGCGGGGTGAATTCCGAACATCCGGTCATGCATTTGCAACGCTGGATGCGCGCGGCCATAGAAGACGCACCGCAAGCCCAAGGAGACACCCAATGA
- a CDS encoding ABC transporter ATP-binding protein: MAKITLSNLRHSYLPKPSGPADYALKEIDLDWQDGGAYALLGPSGCGKSTLLNIISGLLTPSEGRILFDDRDVTDLPPDQRNIAQVFQFPVIYDTMTVRNNLAFPLRNRGVDEARIAQRVAEIAQMLEVEEMLDIRAAHLSPDNKQKISMGRGLVRDDVNVVMFDEPLTVIDPHRKWKLRSKLKELHQRVRATMIYVTHDQTEALTFADQVVVMQDGEIVQIGTPVELFERPQHIFVGHFIGSPGMNVLPAEERDGGVRFQGRAVALEGAVTGQGGITQIGIRPEFVALADAGLPARVRKVSDVGRHAVVEAMVGDAPVKAIVEGELPEQGAEVHLAFRPDHTRLYRDGWIATAKEGPAAQ, encoded by the coding sequence ATGGCCAAGATCACGCTTTCGAACCTACGCCATTCCTACCTGCCGAAGCCTTCGGGGCCTGCGGACTATGCGCTCAAGGAAATCGACCTCGATTGGCAGGACGGCGGGGCCTATGCGTTGCTGGGACCGTCGGGCTGTGGCAAGTCCACGCTGCTCAATATCATCTCAGGCCTGCTGACCCCGTCCGAGGGGCGCATCCTGTTTGACGACCGCGATGTGACCGACCTGCCGCCCGATCAGCGCAACATCGCGCAGGTGTTCCAGTTCCCGGTGATCTACGACACGATGACGGTGCGCAACAATCTGGCCTTTCCGCTGCGCAACCGCGGCGTGGACGAGGCGCGGATCGCGCAGCGCGTGGCCGAGATTGCGCAGATGCTGGAGGTCGAGGAGATGCTCGACATCCGCGCCGCGCATCTGTCCCCCGACAACAAGCAGAAGATTTCGATGGGGCGGGGATTGGTCCGCGACGACGTGAACGTCGTCATGTTCGACGAACCGCTGACCGTGATCGACCCGCATCGGAAGTGGAAGCTGCGGTCCAAGCTGAAGGAACTGCACCAGCGTGTGCGTGCCACGATGATCTATGTCACCCATGACCAGACCGAGGCGCTGACCTTTGCCGATCAGGTGGTGGTGATGCAGGACGGTGAGATCGTGCAGATCGGCACGCCCGTGGAACTGTTCGAACGGCCGCAGCACATTTTCGTGGGTCACTTCATCGGCTCGCCCGGCATGAATGTCCTGCCCGCAGAAGAACGCGATGGCGGTGTGCGCTTCCAGGGCCGCGCGGTGGCCCTGGAAGGGGCTGTGACCGGGCAGGGTGGCATCACGCAGATCGGCATCCGCCCTGAATTTGTCGCGCTTGCAGATGCGGGCCTGCCTGCACGGGTTCGCAAGGTGTCGGATGTAGGCCGTCACGCCGTGGTCGAGGCGATGGTGGGCGACGCGCCCGTCAAGGCCATAGTCGAGGGTGAGTTGCCTGAACAGGGGGCAGAGGTGCATCTGGCGTTTCGGCCGGACCATACGCGCCTGTACCGGGATGGGTGGATCGCGACAGCAAAAGAGGGACCGGCAGCACAATGA
- a CDS encoding alcohol dehydrogenase family protein, with translation MTLPDTMNAMVTMGHGDMDQMVWHTDWPRPEARPGEVLIKVGACGLNNTDVNTRSGWYSKTVTEATSGGAYDDVGEEDPSWGGAPIAFPRIQGADVCGTIVAVGAGVDAARMGERIITDNWLRDPEDLTDKTRTGYFGSERDGGFAEYTTMPARNAVTVQSDLSDAELATFSCSYSTAEGMLTRAAVTDADTVLVPGASGGVGGALVQLARRRGARVIALASEPKHADVAALGADVVLPRAPGNLRKALGAEKITVLADVVGGTYWPTMIDVLERGGRYTCSGAIAGPMVTLDLRTLYLRDLTFAGSTVIDLEVMPNLVRYIEAGEIRPALAATYPLAELHAAQSAFIAKAHTGNIVVVP, from the coding sequence ATGACGTTGCCCGACACGATGAACGCAATGGTCACGATGGGCCATGGCGACATGGACCAGATGGTCTGGCACACCGATTGGCCGCGCCCCGAGGCCCGCCCCGGCGAAGTGCTGATCAAGGTGGGCGCCTGCGGGTTGAACAACACGGACGTGAACACGCGCTCGGGCTGGTATTCCAAGACAGTGACCGAGGCCACAAGCGGTGGGGCCTATGACGACGTGGGCGAAGAGGACCCAAGCTGGGGCGGCGCGCCCATCGCGTTCCCGCGTATCCAGGGGGCTGATGTGTGCGGCACCATTGTGGCCGTGGGCGCAGGCGTTGATGCGGCCCGGATGGGCGAGCGGATCATCACTGACAACTGGCTGCGCGATCCAGAGGACCTGACCGACAAGACAAGGACCGGGTATTTTGGATCGGAACGGGATGGCGGATTTGCCGAGTATACAACCATGCCCGCCCGCAACGCGGTGACTGTGCAGTCTGATCTGTCGGATGCCGAGTTGGCAACGTTTTCCTGTTCGTATTCCACAGCCGAGGGGATGCTGACCCGGGCCGCTGTCACCGATGCCGATACCGTTCTTGTGCCCGGTGCCTCCGGCGGCGTGGGCGGCGCCCTGGTCCAGTTGGCCAGGCGGCGCGGGGCACGGGTGATTGCCCTGGCATCGGAACCCAAGCACGCCGACGTGGCTGCACTGGGCGCGGATGTCGTTCTGCCCCGCGCGCCCGGCAACCTGCGCAAGGCCCTGGGGGCCGAGAAGATCACCGTTCTGGCGGATGTCGTGGGCGGGACGTATTGGCCCACGATGATCGACGTGCTTGAGCGCGGCGGGCGCTACACCTGTTCCGGTGCCATTGCCGGGCCAATGGTGACGCTGGATCTGCGCACGCTGTACCTGCGCGATCTGACCTTTGCCGGCTCGACCGTGATTGATCTTGAGGTCATGCCCAACCTCGTCCGCTACATCGAAGCGGGCGAGATCAGACCGGCGCTGGCCGCGACCTATCCGCTGGCCGAGTTGCACGCCGCCCAGAGCGCCTTCATCGCCAAGGCGCACACAGGCAACATCGTCGTTGTCCCATGA
- a CDS encoding carboxymuconolactone decarboxylase family protein yields the protein MSTFDEDLFLKGLEQRKATLGAEYVERNLAAADDFTRPFQEAMTAWCWGFGWGDDVIDAKTRSMMNLAMIGALGKMSEWEIHCRGAITNGVSREEIRAIIHVVAIYCGVPQGLECFRVARRVLDEE from the coding sequence ATGAGCACCTTTGACGAAGACCTGTTTCTGAAAGGCCTCGAACAGCGCAAGGCGACCCTGGGCGCGGAATACGTGGAAAGGAACCTCGCCGCCGCTGACGATTTCACGCGACCGTTCCAAGAGGCGATGACCGCGTGGTGCTGGGGGTTTGGCTGGGGCGACGATGTGATCGACGCCAAGACGCGGTCGATGATGAATCTTGCGATGATCGGCGCGCTGGGGAAGATGAGCGAATGGGAAATCCATTGCCGCGGGGCCATCACGAACGGTGTCAGCCGCGAAGAAATCCGCGCCATCATCCATGTGGTGGCGATCTATTGCGGTGTACCGCAGGGGTTGGAATGTTTCCGGGTCGCGCGCCGGGTGCTTGACGAAGAATGA
- a CDS encoding ABC transporter ATP-binding protein produces MTIELKSAAKAIRGITHIKPTSLVLETGHFNVLLGQTGSGKTSLIKLMAGLDPLAGGEIWMDGRDVSKLSTQKRNISLVHQFFVNYPQMTVYDNIASPLRVAGMAKSEIQGRVEEAADILQLRPMLNRRPQELSGGQQQRTALARAIAKESRAVFLDEPLANLDYKLREELREQLPELFAGRGAVVVYATSEPEEALLLGGKTALMDDGVVTQFGTTADIYRKPENLTAARVFSDPPINAARMSKSGTTATLDTGASWTVAGAAADLPDGSYTLAIRPHHVTPVPAGTDYVKLSGKVLVTELSGSESSAHFQMGGDGWVSLAHGVHPYEVGEAHDFYMDASQAFYFSQDGRLVA; encoded by the coding sequence ATGACAATCGAGCTGAAATCGGCCGCGAAGGCGATCCGCGGGATCACCCATATCAAGCCGACCTCTCTGGTGCTGGAGACGGGACATTTCAACGTCCTTCTGGGCCAGACCGGATCGGGCAAAACCTCTTTGATTAAGCTGATGGCGGGCCTTGACCCGCTGGCCGGTGGCGAGATCTGGATGGACGGGCGCGACGTGTCCAAGCTGTCCACGCAAAAGCGCAATATCAGCCTCGTGCACCAGTTCTTTGTGAATTACCCCCAGATGACGGTCTACGACAACATCGCCTCCCCCTTGCGGGTTGCAGGCATGGCCAAGTCCGAAATTCAGGGCCGGGTGGAGGAGGCCGCAGACATCCTGCAACTCCGCCCCATGCTCAACCGCCGCCCGCAAGAGCTGTCAGGCGGGCAGCAGCAAAGGACTGCGCTGGCGCGCGCGATTGCCAAGGAAAGCCGGGCCGTGTTTCTGGACGAACCGCTGGCGAACCTGGATTACAAATTGCGCGAGGAATTGCGGGAACAACTGCCGGAACTGTTTGCAGGACGTGGGGCGGTCGTGGTCTACGCCACGTCCGAACCGGAAGAGGCGTTGTTGCTGGGTGGCAAGACCGCGTTGATGGATGACGGCGTGGTCACGCAGTTCGGAACGACCGCCGACATCTATCGCAAGCCCGAAAATCTGACCGCCGCGCGCGTGTTCTCGGATCCGCCGATCAACGCGGCGCGGATGTCGAAGTCGGGGACGACAGCGACCCTTGATACCGGGGCAAGCTGGACTGTTGCAGGTGCCGCGGCAGACCTTCCCGACGGGTCCTATACCCTCGCAATCCGACCGCATCATGTGACGCCTGTCCCCGCGGGGACAGATTATGTTAAATTATCCGGTAAGGTTTTGGTAACGGAATTGTCGGGGTCCGAGTCCAGTGCGCATTTCCAAATGGGGGGCGACGGCTGGGTATCTTTGGCCCATGGGGTGCATCCCTATGAGGTGGGCGAGGCGCATGATTTCTACATGGATGCCAGCCAGGCGTTTTATTTTTCTCAAGATGGGAGGCTCGTGGCATGA
- a CDS encoding ABC transporter substrate-binding protein yields MRKYLLSATAVLAVIAGHGTAFADTAAAQKWIDQEFQPSTLSKAEQMSEMEWFIQAAEPFSGMEINVLSEGIPTHGYESEVLTKAFEEITGIKVNHQILGEGEVVQAVQTQMQTQRNLYDGYVNDSDLIGTHSRLQLAYNLTEQMAGDWADTTSPTLDLEDFMGIQFTTGPDGNLYQLPDQQFANLYWFRKDWFDDEENKAAFQAKYGYELGVPVNWSAYEDIAEFFSEDVQEIDGVRIYGHMDYGKRAPDLGWRMTDAWLSMAGAGSVGEPNGVPIDEWGIRMEAGSCNPAGASVTRGGAANGPAAVYAIRKWDEWLRQYAPPGAASFDFYQSLPALSQGNVAQQIFWYTAFTADMVKPKSEGNNTVDDDGMPLWRMAPSPHGPYWTEGQKVGYQDVGSWTFLKSTPSDRAQAAWLYAQFVTSKTVDVKKSHVGLTFIRDSSVNHESFTERAPKLGGLVEFYRSPDRVAWSPTGINVPDYPKLAQIWWQQIGDVNSGAFTPQEAMNRLAEEMDITMARMQQADEAAGVYGGCGPRLNEERDAEWWFANGGAKPKLDNEKPQGETVNYDELVARWQQ; encoded by the coding sequence ATGCGCAAGTATCTTCTCTCCGCGACGGCTGTGCTTGCAGTCATTGCGGGGCATGGGACTGCTTTTGCCGACACGGCGGCAGCCCAGAAATGGATTGACCAGGAATTCCAGCCATCCACGCTCAGCAAGGCCGAGCAGATGTCGGAAATGGAATGGTTCATCCAGGCAGCCGAGCCGTTCTCGGGCATGGAAATCAACGTGCTGTCCGAAGGCATTCCGACGCATGGCTATGAATCCGAAGTGCTGACCAAGGCGTTCGAGGAAATCACCGGCATCAAGGTGAACCACCAGATCCTTGGCGAAGGCGAGGTCGTGCAGGCTGTGCAAACGCAGATGCAGACACAGCGGAACCTCTATGACGGTTACGTCAACGATTCGGACCTGATCGGCACCCACTCGCGCCTGCAACTGGCCTACAACCTGACGGAGCAGATGGCCGGCGATTGGGCAGACACCACAAGCCCGACGCTGGACCTGGAAGACTTCATGGGCATCCAGTTCACCACCGGTCCCGATGGCAACCTCTACCAATTGCCCGACCAGCAATTTGCGAACCTGTACTGGTTCCGCAAGGACTGGTTCGATGACGAAGAAAACAAGGCCGCATTCCAGGCCAAGTACGGCTATGAACTGGGTGTTCCGGTCAACTGGTCGGCTTACGAGGACATCGCCGAATTCTTCTCGGAAGATGTGCAGGAAATCGACGGCGTCCGCATCTATGGCCACATGGATTACGGCAAACGCGCCCCGGACCTTGGCTGGCGCATGACCGACGCGTGGCTGTCGATGGCCGGTGCGGGTTCGGTGGGCGAGCCAAACGGCGTGCCGATCGACGAATGGGGCATCCGCATGGAAGCAGGGTCCTGCAACCCTGCGGGCGCGTCTGTGACACGTGGCGGTGCGGCAAACGGCCCTGCGGCGGTTTATGCGATCCGCAAATGGGATGAATGGCTGCGCCAATACGCGCCACCCGGTGCGGCCTCGTTTGATTTTTATCAATCTCTTCCTGCGCTTAGCCAAGGGAACGTGGCCCAGCAGATCTTCTGGTACACCGCCTTTACCGCCGATATGGTCAAGCCGAAATCCGAAGGCAATAACACCGTGGACGACGACGGCATGCCGCTCTGGCGGATGGCGCCCAGCCCGCACGGACCATACTGGACCGAAGGACAGAAGGTTGGCTATCAGGATGTGGGGTCCTGGACCTTCCTGAAATCGACACCATCGGATCGTGCGCAGGCCGCGTGGCTCTATGCCCAGTTCGTGACGTCCAAGACTGTGGATGTGAAGAAGTCCCATGTGGGTCTGACTTTCATCCGCGACAGCTCGGTCAACCACGAAAGCTTTACCGAACGCGCGCCCAAGCTGGGTGGTCTGGTCGAGTTCTACCGCTCGCCTGATCGCGTGGCGTGGTCGCCCACTGGCATCAACGTGCCCGATTACCCCAAGCTGGCCCAAATCTGGTGGCAGCAGATCGGTGACGTGAACTCCGGTGCCTTCACACCGCAGGAAGCGATGAACCGTCTGGCCGAGGAAATGGATATCACCATGGCCCGGATGCAGCAGGCGGACGAAGCGGCAGGTGTCTATGGCGGCTGCGGCCCGCGTCTGAACGAAGAGCGGGATGCCGAATGGTGGTTCGCCAATGGCGGTGCCAAGCCGAAGCTCGACAACGAGAAGCCGCAGGGCGAGACCGTCAACTACGACGAACTGGTCGCGCGCTGGCAGCAATAA
- a CDS encoding MurR/RpiR family transcriptional regulator: MNDTDVSSRVLTRLSDEFGDLTPEAQKAAKYVLENPRDIGVSTVREIAEAAQVKPNTVVRMARQVGFDGYEDFRAPFREAIRQGQVTFPDRARYLQDIGKSGQLGALYADMIQSALRNIEETFANIPTDALTAAAKAIWTCRNVFVLGVGVNNANARNFTYLASTGMVQFHAIPRAGSVATDDLAWSDDRDVLIAITCAPYRREVIEAVEVAREQGMTIIGITDSPASPLYRAADHGFVVAADTPQFFPSSVSTIALLETLLSFVIAQSTDKIVERVEAFHARRHRIGLYTEGSE, from the coding sequence ATGAATGACACAGATGTATCATCGCGCGTCCTGACCCGTCTGTCCGACGAATTCGGCGACCTCACGCCCGAGGCGCAGAAGGCCGCCAAATACGTGCTGGAAAACCCCCGCGACATAGGTGTGTCGACCGTGCGCGAGATTGCGGAAGCGGCCCAGGTCAAACCCAACACCGTTGTGCGTATGGCGCGGCAGGTCGGCTTTGACGGGTACGAGGATTTTCGCGCCCCGTTCCGCGAGGCGATCCGCCAGGGGCAGGTGACCTTCCCCGACCGCGCGCGGTACCTGCAGGACATCGGCAAATCCGGCCAGCTTGGCGCGCTCTATGCCGACATGATCCAATCCGCCTTGCGCAACATCGAAGAGACATTCGCCAACATTCCAACCGACGCCCTGACCGCGGCAGCCAAGGCCATCTGGACCTGCCGAAACGTCTTTGTGCTTGGTGTCGGGGTCAACAATGCCAACGCCCGCAACTTCACCTATCTTGCCTCGACCGGCATGGTGCAATTCCATGCGATCCCCCGCGCCGGGTCCGTCGCGACAGACGATCTGGCCTGGAGCGACGACCGCGATGTCCTGATCGCCATCACCTGCGCCCCCTACCGCCGCGAAGTGATCGAAGCGGTCGAGGTTGCGCGCGAACAGGGCATGACAATCATCGGGATAACCGACAGCCCCGCCAGCCCGCTCTACCGCGCCGCCGACCATGGCTTTGTCGTGGCCGCCGACACGCCGCAGTTCTTTCCGTCCTCGGTCAGCACCATCGCGCTGCTCGAAACGCTTCTGTCGTTTGTCATCGCCCAATCCACCGACAAGATCGTCGAGCGGGTCGAGGCGTTTCACGCCCGCCGTCACCGCATTGGTCTGTATACCGAGGGGTCCGAATGA